The window atgaataataaacatttatcatgatataaggaaataaataataactttattattgcctctagggcatatttccttcaattgcGCCTTGAACTCCTCCTCGTCTTTGATGACCCTCCAACAATGGGAGAGGTTGAAGGACTTGCCATTGTGTTGGACCTTGAATGCCTCCAAAGCTTGGACTGCCTACAAATGAATTGCATGCAAGCATATTGGCAAATGGATATGGAAATAGGCATGCAAACATAAACGGAATGACACAAAGAGGGGCGCCTGCTCTTGCGCTTCAGCTTCGCCCCGGCGGCTTGGTTGGCGAGCTCATCCTCGAACAAAGGCTCCCCGTCGATGTCCAACTCGTCCTCTTCCTCGAGGCCGTAGTCCTCCGGAAACTCATGGTCGAGCGGGAAGCCGTCCAGGTCTAGGCCGGCCTGATCATGCATGAAGACGACCTGATCTTGATCAAAGGTCGACGGCGTGGCCCTTGGTCGTCCTGGCTTTGTGTATCGTCGGGATCGTAGCCAGCCCCGGCGGCATCGCCAGTGGCCGCCGCACCACCCTCGAAGATGATGTTCTGCATGAAGTCGTCGTCGCCGGAGGCCGGCATTCCGTTGAACAGGTTGCATGCGCCCGGCAGCACGTCAGCTGGCATCTGTCGCGCGTGTTTCCTCGCCCCTCCAAATGACGAGCCACCGGCCACCGGTGTGGCGTTGAGGTCGATGGGCGCGGGCGTGGAAAGCGTCACCACGCTCACCTTGGGCGAGTAATCCCCAGAGAGTCGGGAGGCTTGCGGGTAAACGTGGAAGCCGGGTATCGGCTGCGTCGCCGACGCGTGGGGTGACTCGGGcagctgtcggcgttctgggaaccaaggtacctagacttgcctgcctgcggcccacggcatggctccgtTAACAGCTTGGTACAGCCCATCTACGCGACCatcaagacaagaccctcgcgaggggccaagcctcgcgaggcggacgacaccaagacctacGGAGGGAGCAGCCATCCCAGGCGgcctcctgaggagcggagatttctatgcaggtgcccaacctcatgaggttggggtgacgcaagccatgacgaccaaggctaggcgggcgccagcgggcacagaggagccagtttcctctttggtgctaaggaggcaagagcaggcgcggggtcccgaggaatcaggcaaaggtttccattcccgtgtaACAAGACCAAGAttgccaggacggcaggacggatgtcatcatCAAGCCCACCGCAGcatcacgaccagaagctttgcacgcgaagaccagctttcgtcaggataagatgtattacttgtcccctttcacattggccactgtgggatcccttcccgccttcgttttgggggaagaggaccgaggccactataagtataggttagccaccaccatagaaggggaTCCGAAGCTGGTCGACCCATTCCCCTACCAGAGCAGACCTCacgaggttgttcttcccttctactagttcatcctcagcccctcgtgaggcaaatccaccacaaagcaggagtagggtctttggcccgaacctgggtaaaactgtcctgtccatcttcttccttgttcatcgagctaggccgtggggaCGACGAGCCAATTGGCTagagaggttgagttcttcgcacacgctccagagttcgaaccttttcTTGGGTCTGTGAAGCCCTGAATCCGACAACAGCACCATCCGAGGAAACGCAGATGAGCCGATGCTGAccgcggccacggcggcgttGACGAGGCCGTGCTGGCCAGGGTTTAACCCTAGGTACATCAGCGCCTCCCTCGTTGTCGCCGCGATACGGGCGTTGGTGGCCTCctgcggcgcggcggcggcgatggcggccgCGGCCGCTACTTTGCCCCTCGCGTCCGCCGCGTGCCTCCGACCCTTCCTCTTCGCAGACTCCCTGGCCCGCTCCTCGGGCGTCagcttcttcttctgcttggccGCGGTGGCGGTCTTGCGGGGCCACAGGGCTTGCCTTTGCCGGAGGGGGAGGTCATGATGCCGGACGAGGCGAGGTTggcgaggccggcggcggcattgatgttgtcgtccatggcgagCGGCGAGAGCACGCGCGGGCGGGAGGGTTTTGGGAAAAGTGGAGGGAAATGGTGGAGGCTACCACCGACCGGCGAGCCAGGAGGAGTAGTTGGCGCGCGTCACGGGCCTGTCTCGTGTCCGCGCCGACACAAATGAGGCTCAAAAATGGGCTGGGTATTGGTTGGTAGGCAAACGAAAAGCGAACGCGCATCTGTTTGGGTCAGCGCATTGGGCCAACTTTTCTGTCCGCCGTGACTCAAACGGACGCGCGGGGACGAAATGGATCGGCGCATTAGAGTTGCTCTTACCCGCCAATAAAAAAATGTCTTTTAATTGTATTGTATATTGTATTAACAGATTAAATGACAATTGACGATGGAGTGACAATTTGCCATCACAGATCTCAATTGTCGACATACATACTCCACCAGGCACACTCTCTCACCCATAAACAAATTAAACACCAACCGCATCAAGCACACATTGACCAATCTGCGAGGCGAAGTTCGCCATTTACTCTAGTTCATGATACAAGTTGAAAGGGTAAACAAGGCAAAAATGGAATGCCAACAAAAGGAATCTGAGGAAAACATGAAATATAATGAGATATCGATGGCCAATACTCGTTCACACAAAAATTACAGGTGCATGGAGTTGTTCAGAAGACAGCAGATAAGATGAGCATTAAGGTAAAAAGACCTCTATTCATACACCACTCTGAACAACACGGTATAGCCAAACTGTGCAAGCTGAGATGGCCTGTTCAAGAACCATCAATTTGGATAACGTCGTGAAGGATCTTCACATTACGGTGCAACGGCTCCTTTCTTCAGCTGGAGGTGCCCCATTTTGCTGATATCTGGTTGCATCTGATGGGTTGTAAGTAAATTGGCTTGTGTCCAGACCATACTGCATCAGGTAGAATAATTACATGTTGTTTTGTAATGAAAAATAATAATAAGTACGATCAATGAGTTGAAAACATTTATGAGAATGATCAATGATGTTGAAACCGGTCTATGATGTATGTACCTTCTCTCGCATCCTTTGGCTCCATGCATCATTTCTGCTCGCACGTTGATCAAGTGTTGGGACGGGAACACCGGTAGCCGGAGCATTCTGGGAATGGATAAGAGGCTGACGGATGCTAGTGCTTCGAGCAGTTCCAATGatttcatcatcactgtcatacTCGGCGGGTTTGTTCATTGCCCTGACAGCAAGAGCTAACAAGAAAAGCAATACCTGCATACTGGTAAACATTAGTCTACCTGCACTAGACCAACTATAGCTAAAAGAGTACACACTGCAACTGACTGTCCACGACTAAAAATCGTCACCAATTTCTATTTTGCAGCTCACCAGTACCGCAGGGTATGTCGAAACTAAACTTATTCACAACAAACGGATAAAGACAAGGACACAGTAGAATGAAATATGTATCAGATGAAAAGAATGCACCTTAAGCCGGTAACAACTACACATTCGGAACATGATTAATAAACTATTAGTGTTTAGGAAGGCCCAGTGCTATTCAAAAAAAGGCACAACAAGAATAGACTTGAGTTTGCTCCTACCTCAAAAACAACAACACCAAGAGCAACCCATCTTGCAATCTTCCAGTTTTCATTCAGAAAGTCATACATGGCATCAAAGTTTTGTGTCTTATCCACTGGAATTACCTGAAAAGGAAGTTACAAAGAAGTACTTACAGTGATTAAATAAAAGGATGAGACTATAACATAGTTTCCAAATTAGCACCAAACAGAAGCCTCACATCTTTCCAGCTATGGTCAAAGAATATGAATGCAGCACCTCCAGCCTCGGCAAGGATTAATAATATGACCAAGAAAGAATACTTATAACGTCAAAGGAAACAAAATTATGGATTACTGAATGGAATCACTAAACATTAAAGAAAACAAATTTATGGATTATTGAATGGAATCACTAAACATCAAAGGAAACAAATTGTGGATTATTGAATGGAATCACTTAAATTCGAAGGAAACAAATTTATGCCTTATTGAATGGAATCACTAAACATTATTCAGATCTCAGAAACAACTAAATCATGCCCATTATCTACCTTTTACATTTTATGCCTCTGAATACAGCTTTAAGTAATTTACATATTGACAATTTACAGGGTAGCACTTCGACAACGGTTTTTTTAACTACATTTTTTATATCACAATAGTTATATGTTATGCAAATAACATTTTGGGATCAATCCCGTAAAATACCAACTGCATGTCAGTAATTTAAATGTATATTTTTATATTCCGGGGCAAATACTTGGCCGGCATGGATTCTAGAATGACTCATGTTCATATAATAGGACATAGTATGGTGTATGCCTTTTCACTTACGTCACAGCTGGATCAAAAGCGCGTCATTTTTGCACTGCATGTTATGTATCTAAAGCATGCCATATTTGGAATTACCGATGATTTTAATAGCTGTTTTCTTCCTTTATTTGTACATTCAGTGGTCGTCTTTAAAAAACGAGAGTACTGATAAAATGGAAGACCAACTATCAGGATACACAACACAAGCAACACGTATTCCTTGTCCCTGCTCCAATGCAGCCAAATAGAGAAACGATGAAGATAACAGCACCAACACCAATGAACAAATAGATGAACCTGCCAGGAAATCAGAAATTCTTTACTGAATGCAATCATTCACTTTCAAGGTAGAACTTAATCTTTTGGTAGAATAAACAAATGATCGACAAACTGTTGTGGTTTATTTTCTGTGTCAGGTCTATCAGCGTCGCCTCAAGGGCCGCGGCTCTAGTCAGGTTCAGGCCCTAGCCAATGCGGACTGAAGTCCAAGCTCAGGAGCAGCAATAGGAGTCACATACATGTTTTCGAATCGTAGTTAGTGTGCCAGGTGGAAGCACAGCTATTAGGGAAGTACTAATCTTGTAAGGAAAGTAGAGGGGGTAAACGTGTACATGTTGGACACTAATTCAACTGTGAGTCGGTAGTCTAGTTGGGTATATAAGGTCATGTATCGTTTCTCCTCCCCTTTCGAGGAAGGTGGAAAAAGTGTGCTTTGAGGAACGCACTCCGAGAACTCACCCAGCTCCAAGCATATAGGCACGTGGATGAATATTGTCTACAATTCATGTTGTTCATCTGTTGCTGTGAGAGATTGTCTCGTCAGCAAGTTGGCATATTCACAGAAGGACTCCTAAAGCCATTGCGTACAGATGTAGAGCCTTAAAATCCATCAAACCTTCAGACTGCTATGAGCTTTGCAAGGGCATATGGACAACCACTGTGGGATGAACCTCATTCCAAGCCTGTTGTGACTCCTCAGGCAACAAGCCTGCACAAACTTCATATCATATTATGTACCAGCACCACCTGCTCACCAGTCAGTACTGCACTGAGCGCAGGGCCCCGGCATAAAGCAAGCACGAGCATACCTGGCCACACGGCAACTGCTCCAGCGGTCGTGGCTGCCGTGGAAAATCCAGCCTCACGGTTCCACTGTCTCACACCGGAGGAGATGGCTGATCGGAAAGCCCAAGGACAATGCTTCAATTGCCCGGAGAAGTTCCATCACAACCACAAGTGCACACTAAAGGGGATGTACTGGATCGAGCTTGATGAAGACGATGTGACAGGGGATGACCATGGATGATGTCCAAATTTCCCTGCATGCCCCGACTGGGTTCCGGACCAGAAAGACAATGCAGCCCAGGGTGCTTGTCAACAGCGAGCCTGGAACAAACTCTAATTACTCTGAGGCCAAAAAGATAGTAATACTCTGAATTCTGATGCTTTATTGATCGTGGGAGAAGCCCCATATATAACAGGAATAGCTTGGCTGACAGGCCGACTCAAAGGGAATACAATCTGGACTCTCGAACAAGTTCTAATCTGGACTCTGCACCTATTTCGAATCTGGACCTACTAACTAATCTGGACTCTGAACCTAATACAAATCTGAACCTCAATAATTACTTGTAGCAGTAGAGGAATCCTAGCCACTTTGGGCTGGACCAGGGGGTGGTGCGACCAGGGCTGGGGCCCTCCGACCATATGTGGCTCCCCACATAACATCTCTCCCTCCCTCcacaaacagctcgtcctcgagctgaAACGTGGGGAAACGAGCAATGAACTCATCCAGCGGCTCCCATGTTGCATCATCTTCAGAAGCCCCAACCCACTGCACAAGAACATGCTTCACGCCGCGTCGAATGCTGGATCGAAGAATCTTGGTTGGTGCAGGCAGCACACGGCCATCCTCAATGGCGGAAAGTACAGCAGGAGTAGCTGGTGGTTCGCCATGAAATGTTTTAAGGAGACTGACATGGAATACATCATGGAGCCGAGTACCAGCAGGCAGCGCGAGTTTATATGCAACAGAACCAATGACTTCAGTGACTTGGAAAGGCCCATAGAAGCGAGGAGACAACTTGCCATGCTTGTGACC is drawn from Aegilops tauschii subsp. strangulata cultivar AL8/78 chromosome 1, Aet v6.0, whole genome shotgun sequence and contains these coding sequences:
- the LOC109785580 gene encoding tobamovirus multiplication protein 2A, which translates into the protein MAACRGFFECLLRLLNFFLTVAGLAMVGYGIYLLVEWMRISGGGGGAPPSPPPPAELLTFGRPMLTVVALGEGGSFFDKLPKAWFIYLFIGVGAVIFIVSLFGCIGAGTRNTCCLCCYSFLVILLILAEAGGAAFIFFDHSWKDVIPVDKTQNFDAMYDFLNENWKIARWVALGVVVFEVLLFLLALAVRAMNKPAEYDSDDEIIGTARSTSIRQPLIHSQNAPATGVPVPTLDQRASRNDAWSQRMREKYGLDTSQFTYNPSDATRYQQNGAPPAEERSRCTVM